Proteins encoded together in one Gaiella occulta window:
- a CDS encoding metal-dependent hydrolase, protein MATSLTWLGHAAFRLDTPAGRRIYVDPFLTGNPSCPASELEPERIDAILVTHGHGDHVGDAARLAQAFACPLIAQVELRGWLARQMRSGDDMSQALNKGGGVEVAGIRVTLTHANHSSSTDDGTYAGESCGFVLEIPDGPTVYVAGDTNVFGDMALIGRIYRPDVAVLPIGDHFTMGPREAAVAAELVGARRIVPSHYGTFPLLTGTPEALRPLLGDGVELLVPAPGETVPL, encoded by the coding sequence ATGGCGACGTCGCTCACCTGGCTCGGCCATGCGGCGTTCCGGCTCGACACTCCAGCCGGGCGGCGCATCTACGTCGACCCCTTCCTGACGGGCAATCCGAGCTGCCCCGCCTCGGAGCTCGAGCCGGAGCGGATCGACGCGATCCTCGTCACCCACGGCCACGGCGACCATGTCGGCGACGCGGCACGCCTCGCGCAGGCCTTCGCCTGCCCGCTGATCGCCCAGGTCGAGCTGCGCGGCTGGCTCGCGCGGCAGATGCGCAGCGGCGACGACATGAGCCAGGCGCTCAACAAGGGAGGCGGTGTCGAGGTGGCGGGCATCCGCGTCACGCTGACGCACGCGAACCACTCGTCGTCGACCGACGACGGCACCTACGCGGGCGAGTCGTGCGGCTTCGTGCTGGAGATACCCGATGGGCCCACCGTGTACGTCGCCGGCGACACGAACGTGTTCGGCGACATGGCGCTGATCGGGCGCATCTACCGGCCCGACGTCGCCGTGCTGCCGATCGGCGACCACTTCACGATGGGCCCACGCGAGGCCGCCGTCGCCGCGGAGCTCGTGGGTGCGCGCCGCATCGTCCCGAGCCACTACGGCACCTTCCCGCTGCTGACCGGGACGCCGGAGGCGCTGCGGCCGCTGCTCGGTGACGGCGTCGAGCTGCTCGTGCCCGCGCCCGGGGAGACGGTGCCGCTGTGA
- a CDS encoding DUF1028 domain-containing protein has product MASTPVVATYSLCACDPSAGQWGVATQSKFLAVGSVVPWAAAGAGAIATQSYANPRYGPDGLALLARGLSAGEVVERLTDADEDRALRQLGVVDGQGRGATFTGSGCHAWAGGRAGDGYAAQGNILVSEATVDALAASFAASGGRPLAERLLDALAAAQAAGGDRRGQQSAALLVVERDGGYAGLSDRLVDLRVDDHARPLEELRRLYGIHQTLFGKTAREEWIPVDDTLRAEIAGRLAALGHATLDDWAGVENLEERVDGSSAIDPVVLEALRRAS; this is encoded by the coding sequence ATGGCTAGCACTCCGGTCGTCGCCACCTATTCCCTCTGCGCCTGCGATCCGAGCGCCGGGCAGTGGGGCGTGGCGACGCAGTCGAAGTTCCTCGCGGTCGGCTCGGTGGTGCCGTGGGCGGCGGCGGGCGCGGGAGCGATCGCGACGCAGTCGTACGCGAACCCGCGCTACGGGCCGGACGGCCTCGCCCTCCTGGCACGAGGACTGTCGGCCGGCGAGGTCGTCGAGCGGCTGACCGACGCCGACGAAGACCGCGCCCTGCGCCAGCTCGGTGTCGTCGACGGCCAGGGCCGCGGGGCGACGTTCACGGGCTCCGGCTGCCACGCCTGGGCCGGCGGCCGCGCCGGCGACGGCTATGCGGCGCAGGGCAACATCCTCGTCTCGGAGGCGACGGTGGACGCGCTCGCGGCGTCGTTTGCCGCCTCCGGCGGCCGGCCGCTCGCCGAGCGGCTGCTGGACGCGCTCGCCGCAGCGCAGGCGGCCGGGGGCGACCGCCGCGGCCAGCAGTCGGCGGCGCTGCTCGTCGTCGAGCGCGACGGGGGCTACGCGGGCCTGTCGGACAGGCTCGTCGACCTGCGCGTGGACGACCACGCGCGTCCGCTGGAGGAGCTGCGACGGCTGTACGGCATCCATCAGACGCTGTTCGGGAAGACGGCGCGCGAGGAGTGGATCCCGGTCGACGACACGCTGCGGGCCGAGATCGCCGGCCGGCTCGCCGCGCTCGGCCATGCGACGCTGGACGACTGGGCAGGGGTCGAGAACCTGGAAGAGCGCGTGGACGGCAGCAGCGCGATCGACCCGGTCGTGCTCGAGGCGCTGCGGCGGGCGTCGTGA
- a CDS encoding Mrp/NBP35 family ATP-binding protein, producing the protein MEPSRDAILKALESVIDPELHKPVTELEMVRDVVVDGGGHVDVTIALTVAGCPLRSSFEDQVQRFVGAVDGVTSVRLRFDVMSPEEKAALSSRLRGGRPEKTISIDAATRVLAVASGKGGVGKSTLTANLAAALAARGERVGVLDADVYGHSIPHMLGVHQRPVVVDTMIVPPVRGTLKLMSIGFFLDENSPVMWRGPMLHRALEQFLSDVHWGELETLLVDMPPGTGDVAISLGQLLPRAEVVIVTTPQAAAQEVAVRAAQMAQKVGMRTVGVVENMSYLVGSGQEIFGSGGGQRLADEIGVPLLGSIPLDPVLREAADAGTPVFEAAPDSEAAAAIAALAERVQRTRRGIRKALTVLS; encoded by the coding sequence ATGGAACCGAGCCGCGACGCGATCCTGAAGGCGCTCGAGTCGGTCATCGACCCCGAGCTGCACAAGCCCGTCACCGAGCTCGAGATGGTGCGGGACGTCGTCGTGGACGGCGGCGGGCACGTCGACGTCACGATCGCGCTCACGGTCGCGGGCTGCCCTCTGCGCTCCTCGTTCGAGGACCAGGTGCAGCGCTTCGTCGGCGCGGTCGACGGCGTCACCTCCGTGCGCCTGCGCTTCGACGTCATGAGCCCGGAGGAGAAGGCGGCGCTGTCCTCGCGCCTGCGGGGTGGGCGCCCCGAGAAGACGATCTCGATCGACGCGGCGACGCGCGTCCTCGCGGTGGCCTCGGGCAAGGGGGGCGTCGGCAAGTCGACGCTGACCGCCAACCTCGCCGCCGCGCTCGCGGCGCGCGGCGAGCGCGTGGGCGTGCTCGACGCCGACGTGTACGGGCACTCGATCCCTCACATGCTGGGCGTGCACCAGCGGCCGGTCGTCGTCGACACGATGATCGTGCCGCCGGTGCGCGGGACGCTCAAGCTGATGTCGATCGGCTTCTTCCTCGACGAGAACAGCCCGGTCATGTGGCGCGGGCCGATGCTGCACCGCGCGCTCGAGCAGTTCCTCTCCGACGTGCACTGGGGCGAGCTGGAGACGCTCCTCGTCGACATGCCCCCCGGAACGGGCGACGTCGCCATCTCGCTCGGTCAGCTGCTGCCGCGCGCGGAGGTCGTGATCGTGACGACGCCGCAGGCGGCCGCGCAGGAGGTCGCCGTGCGCGCGGCCCAGATGGCGCAGAAGGTCGGCATGCGCACCGTCGGCGTGGTGGAGAACATGTCGTACCTCGTCGGCAGCGGCCAGGAGATCTTCGGCTCCGGGGGCGGGCAGCGGCTCGCCGACGAGATCGGGGTGCCGCTCCTCGGCAGCATTCCGCTCGACCCGGTGCTGCGCGAGGCGGCCGACGCCGGCACGCCCGTGTTCGAGGCGGCGCCCGACTCCGAGGCCGCGGCGGCGATCGCGGCGCTCGCCGAGCGGGTGCAGCGCACGCGCCGCGGCATCCGCAAGGCGCTCACCGTTCTCTCCTAG
- a CDS encoding NADH-quinone oxidoreductase subunit N: MTVGAAIATPKVDWLALSPSLALLAAATVCLLGAVLVPAAARRAFSATFAGAGFGVAAVLAAVVFDRSPEQELLIAESMTRDRIAALAQIVLAGAGLLSVLVSWGDRRRDHVGEYYALLAAAGGGMLFFVSAGNLMTLFLGLEWLSIPLYILTAMDTHRKRSLEAGLKYLIVGSFGSAILLFGAALTYGATGQLGFNAIREATGADDPLFVTGMAMILAGLAFKASAAPFHMWTPDVYEGAPTAVTGFMSAATKAAALVVTLRVLVTAFPEQAEIWSLAVAVLAVASLVVGNLAALAQKDVKRLLAYSSVSHAGFMLIAVAANSPLGGRALLYYLIPYGAMSIGAFAVVAARERELGRAVTLTTLEGYGWERPFHAAALWVFMLGFAGFPLTGGMLGKFYVFSAAYEAGWWWLVVVGVVATAASIYYYLSVIRALFMRPAPARADLVAAGGSPAADPALTAAIVAAVAVTVGSFFFVQPLVDLAGHAVSALSF; encoded by the coding sequence ATGACCGTCGGCGCCGCGATCGCGACCCCGAAGGTCGACTGGCTGGCACTGTCGCCGTCGCTCGCGCTGCTCGCGGCCGCGACCGTCTGCCTGCTCGGCGCCGTGCTCGTGCCGGCGGCCGCACGGCGCGCGTTCTCGGCGACCTTCGCCGGCGCCGGTTTCGGCGTCGCCGCCGTGCTGGCGGCCGTCGTGTTCGACCGCTCGCCCGAGCAGGAGCTGCTCATCGCCGAGTCGATGACGCGCGACCGCATCGCCGCGCTCGCGCAGATCGTGCTCGCCGGCGCCGGCCTGCTCTCGGTGCTCGTCTCGTGGGGCGACCGCCGCCGCGACCACGTGGGCGAGTACTACGCGCTGCTGGCCGCCGCGGGCGGCGGGATGCTGTTCTTCGTCTCCGCCGGGAACCTGATGACGCTGTTCCTCGGGCTCGAGTGGCTCTCGATCCCGCTCTACATCCTCACGGCGATGGATACCCACCGCAAGCGGTCGCTCGAGGCGGGGCTCAAGTACCTGATCGTCGGCAGCTTCGGCTCGGCGATCCTGCTGTTCGGAGCGGCGCTCACGTACGGGGCAACCGGCCAGCTCGGCTTCAACGCGATCCGCGAGGCGACCGGCGCCGACGACCCGCTGTTCGTCACGGGCATGGCGATGATCCTCGCCGGCCTCGCGTTCAAGGCCTCCGCGGCGCCGTTCCACATGTGGACGCCGGACGTCTACGAGGGCGCGCCGACGGCGGTGACCGGCTTCATGTCGGCGGCCACGAAGGCCGCGGCGCTCGTCGTCACGCTGCGCGTGCTCGTGACGGCGTTCCCGGAGCAGGCCGAGATCTGGTCGCTCGCGGTCGCCGTGCTGGCCGTCGCATCGCTCGTGGTCGGCAACCTCGCCGCGCTCGCGCAGAAGGACGTGAAGCGCCTGCTCGCCTACTCGTCCGTCTCGCACGCCGGCTTCATGCTGATCGCGGTCGCCGCCAACTCCCCGCTCGGCGGGAGGGCGCTCCTCTACTACCTGATCCCCTACGGCGCGATGTCGATCGGCGCCTTCGCCGTCGTCGCGGCGCGCGAGCGCGAGCTCGGCCGGGCGGTGACGCTGACGACGCTCGAAGGCTACGGTTGGGAGCGGCCGTTCCACGCGGCGGCGCTGTGGGTGTTCATGCTCGGCTTCGCCGGCTTCCCGCTCACGGGCGGCATGCTGGGCAAGTTCTACGTCTTCTCCGCCGCCTACGAGGCCGGCTGGTGGTGGCTCGTCGTCGTCGGCGTCGTCGCGACCGCGGCCAGCATCTACTACTACCTGTCGGTGATCCGGGCGCTGTTCATGCGCCCCGCGCCGGCCCGTGCCGACCTCGTCGCCGCCGGCGGCTCTCCGGCCGCCGACCCGGCGCTCACCGCCGCGATCGTCGCCGCGGTCGCCGTCACGGTCGGCTCGTTCTTCTTCGTGCAGCCGCTGGTCGACCTCGCCGGGCACGCGGTCTCCGCGCTCTCCTTCTGA
- a CDS encoding Ldh family oxidoreductase, with protein sequence MREAPATAKEAYARLLALGLGHEAAAVLFDHFDDAQRRGKEGHGYARIPWLEEQPLDRGARPLKVSSAPGVDRWHGGGALGYLTLAAVCDDLVAHDPGPARLVVASSCFPTGALGYWVRRLAQAGYTALLTATSPRRLPPPGGGAALTGTNPLAIAIPSSVGEPLVADVSMGAVTHGDVLAGRAAPQELVPFGGPHAHKAFALAVGLELFVSALAGEEHGAVLLVARGEHDPVPAFRKLAADVRLPGDARPRRA encoded by the coding sequence ATGAGGGAGGCTCCGGCGACCGCGAAGGAGGCGTATGCGCGGCTGCTCGCGCTCGGGCTCGGGCACGAGGCCGCCGCGGTGCTGTTCGACCATTTCGACGACGCGCAGCGCCGCGGAAAGGAAGGGCACGGCTACGCGCGCATCCCGTGGCTCGAGGAGCAGCCGCTCGACCGGGGCGCGCGTCCGCTGAAGGTGTCGTCGGCGCCGGGCGTCGACCGCTGGCACGGGGGCGGAGCGCTCGGCTATCTGACGCTTGCCGCGGTCTGCGACGATCTCGTCGCGCACGACCCGGGCCCCGCACGCCTCGTGGTGGCGTCGTCGTGCTTCCCCACGGGCGCTCTCGGCTACTGGGTGCGCCGGCTCGCGCAGGCCGGCTACACCGCCCTGCTCACGGCGACCTCGCCGCGCCGCCTGCCGCCTCCCGGCGGCGGCGCGGCGTTGACGGGGACGAACCCGCTGGCGATCGCGATCCCGTCGAGCGTGGGCGAGCCGCTCGTCGCTGACGTCTCGATGGGCGCGGTCACCCACGGCGACGTGCTCGCCGGGCGTGCGGCGCCGCAGGAGCTCGTCCCGTTCGGCGGCCCGCATGCGCACAAGGCTTTCGCTCTCGCCGTCGGCCTGGAGCTCTTCGTGTCGGCGCTCGCCGGTGAGGAGCACGGCGCGGTGCTGCTCGTCGCGCGCGGCGAGCACGATCCCGTGCCGGCCTTCAGGAAGCTGGCGGCGGACGTGCGGCTGCCGGGAGACGCCCGGCCGCGCCGCGCGTGA
- a CDS encoding complex I subunit 4 family protein, with the protein MLTTLLIVLPLVAAAVVWAAPLPREATAGIASLVALVEVGLWILALLRFDFGSSALQHSAQREWFSDLGVSYHVGFYGFSLWLAGLTVALGAAAIGFGMWVGRDRARAYYGLMLFLVGAVVGVFASQDLLLFYVFFEAMLIPIYILVGVWGGPNRAAATIMFVVYTMAGSLLMLASIVAFGLSQGTFDLIAAGTSDNDWVFLGFAVAFAVKAPLFPFHGWLRAAYTEAPPEVAALLSGVVSKAAVFGFVWIVLRHFPGPVGDWRTVILVLAATGLVYGSLLAFRQPDMRGVVAYSSMGQMGLITLGIFAGNDLGLGGAVLQSVGHGLVSAAMFLLAGMVIERTGSDRFADLGGMAKGRPVLATIVMIVGMLTLAVPGSANFAGEFAILAGVFAQGWGYAAVGAVAIVLAAMYTLRLISAVLHRASGAAIRAEALDLRPGEVALVLPLVLALLALSAWPAAVSDRSFPDRGPAGVISEAAE; encoded by the coding sequence ATGCTGACGACCCTGCTCATCGTGCTGCCGCTCGTCGCCGCCGCCGTCGTGTGGGCGGCGCCGCTGCCGCGCGAGGCGACCGCGGGCATCGCCTCTCTCGTCGCGCTCGTCGAGGTGGGCCTGTGGATCCTCGCCCTGCTGCGGTTCGACTTCGGCTCGAGCGCGCTGCAGCACTCGGCGCAGCGCGAATGGTTCAGCGACCTCGGCGTCTCCTACCACGTCGGCTTCTACGGCTTCTCGCTCTGGCTCGCCGGGCTCACGGTGGCGCTCGGCGCCGCCGCGATCGGCTTCGGCATGTGGGTCGGACGCGACCGTGCACGCGCCTACTACGGGCTGATGCTGTTCCTCGTCGGCGCCGTCGTCGGCGTGTTCGCCTCCCAGGACCTGCTCCTCTTCTACGTCTTCTTCGAGGCGATGCTGATCCCGATCTACATCCTCGTCGGCGTCTGGGGCGGGCCGAACCGTGCCGCCGCGACGATCATGTTCGTCGTCTACACGATGGCGGGGTCGCTGCTGATGCTCGCGTCGATCGTCGCCTTCGGGCTCTCGCAGGGCACCTTCGACCTGATCGCCGCCGGCACGAGCGACAACGACTGGGTCTTCCTCGGCTTCGCGGTCGCCTTCGCGGTGAAGGCGCCGCTGTTCCCGTTCCACGGCTGGCTGCGCGCCGCCTACACGGAGGCGCCGCCCGAGGTGGCGGCGCTGCTCTCCGGCGTCGTCTCCAAGGCCGCCGTGTTCGGCTTCGTCTGGATCGTGCTGCGCCACTTCCCCGGCCCGGTGGGCGACTGGCGCACCGTCATCCTCGTGCTGGCGGCGACCGGCCTCGTCTACGGGTCGCTGCTCGCGTTCCGCCAGCCGGACATGCGCGGCGTCGTCGCCTACTCGTCGATGGGCCAGATGGGCCTGATCACACTCGGCATCTTCGCCGGCAACGACCTCGGCCTCGGCGGCGCGGTGCTGCAATCGGTCGGTCACGGACTCGTCTCGGCCGCGATGTTCCTTCTCGCAGGCATGGTGATCGAGCGCACCGGTAGCGACCGCTTCGCCGATCTCGGCGGCATGGCGAAGGGGCGCCCGGTGCTCGCGACGATCGTGATGATCGTCGGCATGCTCACGCTCGCGGTGCCCGGCTCGGCCAACTTCGCGGGAGAGTTCGCGATCCTCGCCGGGGTGTTCGCGCAGGGCTGGGGCTACGCCGCCGTCGGCGCCGTCGCGATCGTGCTCGCCGCGATGTACACGCTGCGCCTGATCTCCGCCGTGCTCCACCGCGCGAGCGGCGCCGCCATACGCGCCGAGGCGCTCGACCTGCGACCCGGCGAGGTCGCGCTCGTGCTGCCGCTCGTGCTCGCGCTGCTCGCCCTCTCCGCCTGGCCGGCCGCGGTCAGTGATCGCTCGTTCCCCGACCGCGGGCCCGCCGGCGTGATCTCGGAGGCGGCCGAATGA